Proteins from a genomic interval of Dendropsophus ebraccatus isolate aDenEbr1 chromosome 6, aDenEbr1.pat, whole genome shotgun sequence:
- the LOC138794689 gene encoding indolethylamine N-methyltransferase-like, whose amino-acid sequence MASSTLKHYHDEEFDSKLFNETFFSHGGISIIEENMVYPAKILHDLFSSGEVKGEILLDISMGSIMYQLISASNYFKDIYVLEFTDANLKHFKKWLAKEEGATDWSFACQKVCEFEGIGDMSKEKEDQVRRKIKEVIKWEDYEKSCMSPQLVPEVDCVLSLWVLIPISKTKKDFQRNLKEFTSRLKIGGHLILFVGLNMTFYKMGKHKYCFLSVDEDFVRESVIKAGLVIEKVDSLPRKVDTDIVDYKHLLFVLARK is encoded by the exons ATGGCTTCGAGTACTCTCAAGCATTATCATGATGAAGAATTTGATTCCAAATTATTTAATGAGACTTTCTTTTCTCATGGGGGAATCAGTATAATAGAGGAAAACATGGTATACCCGGCGAAAATACTGCATGACCTCTTTTCTTCAG GTGAGGTAAAAGGTGAAATTTTGCTTGATATAAGCATGGGGTCAATAATGTACCAGCTCATTTCAGCCAGCAATTATTTTAAGGATATCTATGTTTTGGAATTCACTGATGCTAACTTAAAACACTTTAAGAAATGGCTGGCAAAGGAAGAAGGAGCCACTGACTGGTCTTTTGCTTGCCAAAAAGTTTGTGAGTTCGAAGGAATCGG AGACATGAGTAAAGAAAAAGAAGATCAAGTAAGAAGAAAGATTAAAGAAGTTATTAAATGGGAAGACTATGAAAAGAGTTGTATGAGTCCTCAACTTGTTCCAGAAGTGGACTGCGTTCTCAGTCTCTGGGTATTAATCCCAATTAGCAAAACTAAGAAAGATTTCCAAAGAAACTTGAAGGAATTCACATCAAGGCTGAAAATTGGAGGGCATCTTATACTCTTCGTAGGGCTGAATATGACCTTCTATAAAATGGGAAAACACAAGTACTGCTTTCTGAGCGTAGATGAAGACTTTGTAAGAGAGTCCGTGATTAAAGCTGGGCTTGTGATTGAGAAAGTCGATTCACTGCCACGAAAGGTAGACACTGACATAGTTGACTATAAGCATTTGCTATTTGTCTTGGCTCGCAAGTAG